The window GGAAGTCGCGCTGGGGCGGGCGCTGAAAGGCGCTTAGTTTTCCAGCAGCGCGGGCAGCTGCAACAGCAGGGTAGGCAGTGCCGTGGTTGCGGACTCCCGGATGGTGAGCGTCGCGTTCTCCGATAACGGGGTGGGCTGCGGGTTGACCTCCACCACGATCGTTCCGCGCGCCAGCGCCACTTCGGGCAGCCCGGCCGCCGGATAGACGATTCCCGAGGTGCCCACCACCACCAGGACGTCGGCGGTGGCGACTGCCTCGACCGCGGCCCGCCACGGCCCGTCGGGAAGCTGTTCGCCGAACCAGACGATGCCGGGGCGGATCAGTCCGCCGCACTCACAGCTCGGCGGCATTTTCTCCAGCTCGGGTTCGGGCATGTCGGGCAGCGGCGCATGATAGCGGGCCCCGCAGGTGTCGCACCAGAA is drawn from Candidatus Mycolicibacterium alkanivorans and contains these coding sequences:
- a CDS encoding NAD-dependent deacylase, with the protein product MRITVLSGAGISAESGVPTFRDDATGLWAKYDPYELSSTDGWQTHPERVWAWYLWRHHLVATVEPNNGHRAVAAWQDYADVAVITQNVDDLHERAGSKPVHHLHGSLSEFWCDTCGARYHAPLPDMPEPELEKMPPSCECGGLIRPGIVWFGEQLPDGPWRAAVEAVATADVLVVVGTSGIVYPAAGLPEVALARGTIVVEVNPQPTPLSENATLTIRESATTALPTLLLQLPALLEN